The sequence TGGATAATGAAGAAATAGCACGTTGGCTCTCAATCATAGCTCTGCAATATAGTGATGATGAACGTTTTGCCGAAATGACCGGCTTGCCTTATTCCCCAGGCCGTTCTTGGTCAGATTTGGCGTTATACGAAGAAATGATAGGGCAAGAAGTATCACCAGAGATTAGGGAAAAGATAGAAAAACCTATTGAGATAACACCTGAAATAGAGAAAGCGATAGCGAAATACAAAGGGAAAAAGGGAGGCAAAAAATGAGAGGCGCATTAGTTCAAAGGGGTAAAGTCTGGAGCGTGGTACTTTCGACAAAAGATGATAGTGGCAAGTGGAAACAAAAGTGGATTGCCACCGGAGCCAGGTCGAAAAAAGAAGCTCAGCCTGTACTAACCGAGATAATGAGCAAGGTGAATAAAGGAACTTATGTCGCACCAGGTAAACAGACACTAGGAGATTTCCTTAACCAATGGTTACTTGACTATAAAGGCAATTTATCCCCACGTGGTTTTGAGCGGTATGATAGCATCGCTCATGTGCATCTTATCCCCGCTCTTGGCAATATACCCCTAACGCAATTAAGGCCGGAGCAACTTCAAAGATTTTACACCACCGAACTAAACAAGGGACTTAGCCCTCTCACCGTAAGGTACTTTCATGTAGTAATTCACAAGGCTTTGCAGACAGCCCTTGAATATGGAATAGTCTCACGTAATGTAGCCGATGCTGTAAAGGCACCGAAGGCGGAGCATACCGATATGGAGACTTGGGACGGCATGGAGATTGCCCATTTCTTAGAGGTCTCAATAGATAGTCCATATTACGCCTTATTCTATACCGCTTTATTTACCGGTATGCGCCGGTCTGAAATGTTAGCACTTCGCTTTCAGGATATAGATTTCTTACTCAGTCAAGTATCCGTCAGTCGAGGACTTCACCAATTGAAAGACGGCTCCTATGTATTCACACAACCAAAGTCAGCCAAGAGCCGCCGGACTATCGCATTATCACCCGCAGCAATCCTTACGCTAAAAGAGCATAAGGAAAAACAAGGGGCGTTAAAGGCACAACTGGAAGTACAACAAAGGGATAGTGACTTGGTGTTCTCTGACATCGAGGGCAAGCCCTTACGTCCGAACACGGTTACTAGAGCTTGGGCTATTCTAGCTGAACGTGCGGGGCTTAAACCTATACCCCTGCACTCTGCCAGGCACTCTCACGCCTCGATAATGCTGAAGCAAGGCGTAAATCCAAAGATAGTGCAAGAGCGGCTCGGTCATGCTACAATTGCGATAACGATGGATATTTATTCAAGCGTTTTGCCTGGATTACAAGAGGCCGCCGCTAATGGTTTTGATAAAATGGTGTTGCCCCGAACTGAGGTTCAAAATCAAATCCGTTAGCATTTCATTAGCATTTTGGTATTTTGTAAATTAAAAATTCCTAAATTCGTAGCTAGGAGAGGTGTCCGAGTGGTTGATGGTGCCGCTCTCGAAAAGCGGTCTCCGGTTATACCGGAGCGTGGGTTCGAATCCCACCCTCTCCGTTCGCCCTGAGCGATTTATCCTGAGTCTGCCGAAGGAATGAAATGAGTCGAAGGGCAATAACAGACCAAGAATGGTTTTTCTATATCGTCAGGTGCCGAGATGACTCCCTGTATTCCGGCATTACAGTTAACTTAGAAGATCGCCTTAGAGAACATAATAAAGGAACCGGAGCTAAATATACTTCCGTTCGTAGGCCTGTGACTTTGGTTTATTGCGAAAGATATGGTAATGTCTCTGAGGCGAGGCGCCGAGAGGAACAGATTAAAAGATGGTCTAAAACTAAAAAGGAGAGATTGATTGTGGGTTTTCCTCGACTTCGCTCGGACTAAACGAATCCCACCCTCTCCGCCAATTTACGCCAGGGCTACGGCTGGCAAGACGGATGAAACATATGGTATGTTTATATTCTAGCAACTAGTACCGGAAGCCCGGGGATATTTGAGCCGGGTAAACGCGGAGAGGTGCTGGAGTGGCCTATCAGGCACGCCTGGAGAGCGTGAGTAGCCGCAAGGTTACCGTGGGTTCGAATCCCACCCTCTCCGCCAATTTACGCCAGGGCTACGGCTGGCAGGCAGCCAGGAGAAACCGTATTTATGAAGGAGCTAATGCTCCTTCATCATTCCCCCGATAATTGACAGGTTATAGAAGGGCGTCTAAGAGGGGGCTTCGCCTCTTTCTCTATTCTTGAGGCTCTCCGAAAAGGAGGATAGGATTACAAAAACTTCATTGTCTTCAATTTACCGCTATGCTAGAATGGCACTAGCGTGGAAGTGACCAATAAGGAACTTAAATACCGGGTAGGGTTCAGTCTGGTGCCGGG is a genomic window of Dehalococcoidales bacterium containing:
- a CDS encoding tyrosine-type recombinase/integrase, with the protein product MRGALVQRGKVWSVVLSTKDDSGKWKQKWIATGARSKKEAQPVLTEIMSKVNKGTYVAPGKQTLGDFLNQWLLDYKGNLSPRGFERYDSIAHVHLIPALGNIPLTQLRPEQLQRFYTTELNKGLSPLTVRYFHVVIHKALQTALEYGIVSRNVADAVKAPKAEHTDMETWDGMEIAHFLEVSIDSPYYALFYTALFTGMRRSEMLALRFQDIDFLLSQVSVSRGLHQLKDGSYVFTQPKSAKSRRTIALSPAAILTLKEHKEKQGALKAQLEVQQRDSDLVFSDIEGKPLRPNTVTRAWAILAERAGLKPIPLHSARHSHASIMLKQGVNPKIVQERLGHATIAITMDIYSSVLPGLQEAAANGFDKMVLPRTEVQNQIR
- a CDS encoding GIY-YIG nuclease family protein produces the protein MSRRAITDQEWFFYIVRCRDDSLYSGITVNLEDRLREHNKGTGAKYTSVRRPVTLVYCERYGNVSEARRREEQIKRWSKTKKERLIVGFPRLRSD